From a single Saimiri boliviensis isolate mSaiBol1 chromosome 15, mSaiBol1.pri, whole genome shotgun sequence genomic region:
- the RP1 gene encoding oxygen-regulated protein 1 isoform X1: MSDTPSTGFSMIHPTSSEGQVPSPRHLSLTHPVVAKRISFYKSGDPQFGGVRVVVNPRSFKSFDALLDNLSRKVPLPFGVRNISTPRGRHSITRLEELEDGESYLCSHGRKVQPVDLDKARRRPRPWLSSRAVSTHAPPHSAAVAAPGMPRAPRSLVVFRNGDPKTRRAVLLSRKVTQSFEAFLQHLTEVMQRPVVKLYATDGRRVPSLQAVILSSGAVVAAGREPFKPGNYDIQKYLLPARLPGISQRVYPKGNGKSESRKISTHVSSSSRSQIYSVSSEKTHNNDCYLDYSFVPENYLALEKNDSQNLPIYPSEDDVEKSIIFNQDGTMTVEMKVRFRIKEEETIKWTTTVSKTGPSNNDEKSEMSFPGRTESRSSGLKLAACSFSADVSPTERSSNQEGSLAEEINIQMTDQEAETCSSASWENATVDTDIIQGTQDQAKHRFYRPPTPGLRRVRQKKSVIGSVTLVSETEVQEKMIGQFSYSEERESGENKSEYHMFTHSCSKMSSVSNKPVLVQINNSDQMEESSLERKKENRLLKSSAISAGVIEITSQKMLELSHNNGLPSTISNNSIVEEDVVDSVVSDNKTGIKNLRTYGNTSDRFSPVSADATHFSSNKSRADKNISEAPASVASSTVTARIDRLINEFAQCGLTKLPKTEKKILSSVASKKKKKKSQQQAINSRYQDGQLATTGILNKNERINAGGRITKEMILQDSDSPLKGGVLCEEDLRTSETVIESNTFCSKSNLNPMISKNFHRNKLNTTQNSKVQGLLTKRKSRPLRKISLGTPKKREIGQGDKVFPHNESKYSKSTCENKSLFHVFNLLEQKPKHFSGPRSQAEVASGYLRGMAKKSLVSKVTDSHITLKSQKKQKGDKLKASAILSKQHAATRANSLASLKKPDFPEDIAHPSVQTYIQNWLHNINPYPALKPIKSAPVCKNEISVVNCNNSFSGNDPHTSSGKINNFVMESNKHITKIASLTGDNLCKEGDKSFIANDTGEDLCETQVGSLNDAYLVSLHEHCTSPQSAINDRNTKSRISPEKSGPEINLVYQEINLAKKRQSVEAAIQVDPIEEDTPKDLLPVLMLHQLQASVPSTPKTQNGVVRMPGSLADVSFPSAICNSSTNLLLAWLLVLNLKGSMNSFCQGDAHKTTNKSSETLALLEILKHIAITEEADDLKAAVANLVESTTNHFGLSEKEQDTVPIDLSANCSIVNIQSVPKCNENEGTQGIFSFDGGCSAVEACAPEVCVLELTYPPREVCTVNKAYVPKETCNLSDTFFPSDGYTVDRTSMNKACFVGEVCSLTDTVFSDKACAQKENHIYEGACATDETCVPVDVCNTTGFLNSKQNTYTDNLESTEELERGDDVQKDLNILTDPEYKNGFNTLVSHQNVSNLSPCGLCVSEEAEFDKKHSSADDFKNCSLNLFQDKNAYTSFDMEEPRTSEEPGSVTNSVTSSERNISELESFEELENQDTDIFNTEINVGEKATEEFIQEEIEASKTLELLDISSKNIMVEERKNGIIYETISKRLATPPSLVFCYDSKQNNEKETNEGETNMVKMMVKSMETGSYSESSPDMKKCIKSPVTSDWSDYRPDSDSEQAYKTSSDDPNDSGELEKEYNIGFVKRAIEKLYGKADIIKPSFFPGSTRKSQVCPYNSVEFQCTRRASLYDSEGQSFGSSERVSSSSPVLQEFQEEGQDKCDINHVRNNYCGGDIVEPGTKENDHSRVLTDIEEGVLIDKGKWLLKENHLLRMSYENPGVCGNADTTSVDTLLDNNSSEVPYSHFGNLAPGPTMDELSSSELEELTQPLELKCNYFKMPHGSDSEPFHEDLLGVHNETCDKERIANHHTEEKCPHQSERICTSVTHSFMSAGNKVYPVSDDAIKNQPLPGSNMIHGTLQETDSLDKLYALCGQHCPILTVTIQPVNEEDRGFAYRKESDIENFLGFYLWMKIHPYLLQTDKNMFREENNKASMRKNLINNATGDIFDEFYFSNIFDLMDKRRKQKRINFLELQEAGNLKKFQPDLKERFCMYFLHTSSLVVGNMNSNTQDLSSQTNEIFKAVDENNNLLNNRFQGSRTNLNQVVRENISRYFFEMLGQACLLDICQVETSLNISNRNILEELCMFEDENIFIWEEEDILNLTDLESSREQDL, encoded by the exons ATGAGTGATACCCCTTCTACCGGTTTTTCCATGATTCATCCTACTTCTTCTGAAGGTCAAGTTCCCTCCCCTCGCCATTTGAGCCTCACTCATCCCGTCGTGGCCAAACGGATCAGTTTCTACAAAAGCGGGGACCCCCAGTTCGGCGGGGTCAGGGTGGTGGTCAACCCTCGCTCCTTTAAGTCCTTTGATGCTCTGCTGGATAACTTGTCCAGGAAGGTGCCCCTACCTTTTGGCGTGAGGAACATCAGCACCCCTCGGGGCAGGCACAGCATCACGCGCCTGGAGGAACTGGAGGATGGAGAGTCGTACCTGTGTTCCCACGGCAGGAAGGTGCAGCCCGTGGACCTGGACAAGGCCCGCCGGCGCCCACGGCCCTGGCTCAGCAGCCGGGCCGTCAGCACGCATGCGCCGCCGCACTCCGCGGCCGTCGCTGCTCCCGGCATGCCCCGCGCCCCGCGGAGCCTTGTGGTCTTCAGGAATGGTGACCCGAAGACGAGGCGTGCGGTTCTTCTGAGCAGAAAGGTCACCCAGAGCTTTGAGGCATTTCTGCAGCACCTGACGGAGGTCATGCAGCGCCCGGTGGTCAAGCTGTACGCCACGGACGGAAGGAGG GTTCCCAGTCTCCAGGCAGTGATACTGAGCTCTGGAGCTGTGGTGGCAGCGGGAAGGGAGCCATTTAAACCAGGAAATTATGACATCCAAAAGTACTTACTTCCTGCTAGATTACCAGGGATCTCTCAGCGTGTGTACCCCAAGGGAAATGGAAAGTCAGAAAGCAGAAAGA TAAGCACACACGTGTCTTCAAGCTCAAGGTCCCAgatttattctgtttcttctgaGAAAACACATAATAATGATTGCTACTTAGACTATTCTTTTGTTCCTGAAAATTACTTGgccttagaaaaaaatgattctcAGAATTTACCAATATATCCTTCTGAAGATGATGTTgagaaatcaattatttttaatcaagatGGCACTATGACAGTTGAGATGAAAGTTCGATTCAggataaaagaggaagaaaccaTAAAATGGACAACTACTGTCAGTAAAACTGGTCCTTCTAATAATGATGAAAAGAGTGAGATGAGTTTTCCAGGAAGAACAGAAAGTCGATCGTCTGGTTTAAAGCTTGCAGCATGTTCATTCTCTGCAGATGTGTCACCTACAGAGCGAAGCAGTAATCAAGAGGGCAGTTTGGCAGAGGAGATAAACATTCAAATGACAGATCAAGAGGCTGAAACTTGCAGTTCTGCTAGTTGGGAGAATGCTACTGTGGACACAGATATCATCCAGGGAACACAGGATCAAGCAAAGCATCGTTTTTATAGGCCCCCTACGCCTGGATTAAGAAGAGTGAGACAAAAGAAATCTGTGATAGGCAGTGTGACCTTAGTATCTGAAACTGAGGTTCAAGAGAAAATGATTGGACAGTTTTCCTATAGTGAAGAAAGGGAAAGTGGGGAAAACAAATCTGAGTATCACATGTTTACACATTCTTGCAGTAAAATGTCATCAGTATCTAACAAACCAGTACTTGTTCAGATCAATAACAGTGATCAGATGGAGGAGTCATcgttagaaagaaaaaaggaaaacagactgCTTAAGTCAAGTGCAATAAGTGCTGGTGTCATAGAAATTACAAGTCAGAAGATGTTAGAGTTGTCCCATAATAATGGTTTGCCATCAACTATATCAAATAACTCAATCGTGGAGGAAGATGTAGTTGATAGTGTAGTATCGGACAACAAAACTGGTATCAAGAACTTAAGAACTTATGGTAACACCAGTGATAGGTTCAGTCCTGTTTCAGCAGATGCAACCCATTTTTCGAGTAATAAGTCTAGAGCTGACAAAAATATTTCTGAGGCTCCAGCTTCAGTAGCATCCTCTACTGTCACTGCAAGAATTGACAGACTAATTAATGAATTTGCACAATGTGGTTTAACAAAACTtccaaaaactgaaaagaagatTTTGTCGTCTGTTGCcagcaaaaagaagaagaagaaatctcaACAGCAAGCAATAAATTCCAGGTATCAAGATGGACAGCTTGCAACCACAGGAATTCTTAATAAGAATGAGAGAATAAACGCAGGAGGTAGAATTACAAAGGAAATGATATTGCAAGATTCAGACAGTCCCCTTAAAGGAGGGGTACTTTGTGAGGAAGACCTCCGGACAAGTGAGACTGTAATTGAATCAAATACTTTTTGTTCCAAAAGCAATCTCAATCCCATGATTTCCAAGAATTTccatagaaataaattaaatactaCTCAGAATTCCAAGGTTCAAGGACTTTTAACCAAAAGAAAATCTAGACCACTAAGGAAAATAAGCTTAGGAACacctaaaaaaagagaaatcggTCAAGGAGATAAAGTGTTTCCTCACAATGAATCTAAATATAGCAAAAGTACttgtgaaaataaaagtttatttcatgtatttaacCTCCTTGAGCAAAAACCCAAACATTTTTCTGGACCACGATCTCAGGCAGAAGTGGCATCTGGGTATTTGAGAGGAATGGCAAAGAAGAGTTTAGTTTCAAAAGTTACTGATTCACACATAActttaaaaagccagaaaaaacaaaaaggggatAAATTGAAAGCAAGTGCTATTTTAAGTAAACAACATGCTGCAACCAGGGCAAATTCTTTAGCTTCTTTGAAAAAACCTGATTTTCCTGAGGATATTGCTCATCCTTCTGTTCAAACTTATATACAGAATTGGTTGCATAACATAAATCCATATCCAGCTTTAAAACCTATAAAATCAGCTCCAGTATGCAAAAATGAAATAAGTGTGGTAAATTGTAACAATAGTTTTTCAGGGAATGATCCCCATACAAgttctggaaaaataaataattttgttatgGAAAGTAATAAGCACATAACTAAAATTGCCAGTTTGACAGGAGATAATCTATGTAAAGAGGGAGATAAGTCTTTTATTGCCAATGATACTGGTGAAGATCTCTGTGAGACACAGGTTGGATCTCTGAATGATGCTTATTTGGTTTCCCTGCATGAACACTGTACTTCGCCACAGTCAGCTATTAATGATCGTAATACTAAAAGTCGTATATCTCCTGAAAAGTCAGGACCAGAGATAAACCTTGTTTACCAGGAAATAAACCTAGCTAAAAAAAGGCAAAGTGTAGAGGCTGCTATTCAAGTAGATCCTATAGAAGAGGACACTCCGAAAGACCTTTTACCAGTCCTGATGCTTCACCAATTGCAAGCTTCAGTTCCTAGTACTCCTAAGACTCAGAATGGAGTTGTTCGAATGCCAGGTTCACTTGCAgatgtttcctttccttctgcaATATGTAATTCATCCACTAATCTCCTTCTAGCTTGGCTTTTGGTGCTAAACCTAAAGGGAAGTATGAATAGCTTCTGTCAAGGTGATGCTCACAAGACTACCAATAAATCTTCAGAAACACTTGCATTATTGGAGATTCTAAAGCACATAGCCATCACAGAGGAAGCAGATGACTTGAAAGCTGCTGTTGCCAATTTAGTGGAGTCTACCACAAATCACTTTGGACTCAGTGAGAAAGAACAAGACACGGTTCCAATAGATCTTTCTGCAAATTGTTCCATAGTCAACATTCAGAGTGTTCCTAAGTGCAATGAAAATGAAGGAACACAAGGAATCTTCTCTTTTGATGGAGGCTGCTCTGCCGTTGAGGCATGTGCCCCTGAAGTCTGTGTTTTGGAATTGACTTACCCTCCACGTGAGGTGTGCACTGTAAATAAGGCTTATGTTCCAAAAGAGACATGCAACCTTAGTGACACATTTTTTCCTAGTGATGGTTATACTGTGGATCGGACCTCCATGAATAAGGCTTGTTTCGTAGGAGAGGTCTGTTCACTTACTGATACTGTGTTTTCCGATAAGGCTTGTGCTCAAAAGGAGAACCATATCTATGAGGGAGCTTGCGCAACCGATGAGACCTGTGTTCCTGTCGATGTCTGCAATACTACTGGCTTTTTAAACTCTAAACAGAACACATATACTGATAACTTGGAATCAACTGAAGAGTTAGAAAGAGGGGATGATGTTCAGAAAGATCTAAATATTTTGACAGACCCTGAGTATAAAAATGGCTTTAATACATTGGTGTCACATCAAAATGTCAGTAATTTAAGCCCCTGTGGTCTTTGCGTAAGTGAAGAAGCAGAATTTGATAAGAAACATAGTTCtgcagatgattttaaaaattgttcactAAACCTGTTTCAGGATAAAAATGCATATACTTCCTTTGATATGGAAGAACCAAGGACTTCTGAAGAACCAGGCTCAGTAACCAACAGCGTGACATCAAGTGAAAGAAACATTTCAGAATTGGAATCTTTTGAAGAATTAGAAAACCAGGACACTGATATCTTTAATACAGAGATAAATGTAGGAGAGAAAGCCACTGAGGAATTCATCCAAGAAGAGATAGAGGCTAGTAAAACTTTAGAATTGCTAGACATCTCTAGTAAGAATATTAtggtagaagaaagaaagaatggtatAATTTATGAAACAATCAGTAAGAGGTTGGCAACACCACCATCTTTAGTTTTTTGCTATGATTCTaagcaaaataatgaaaaggagaCCAATGAAGGAGAAACTAATATGGTAAAAATGATGGTGAAAAGCATGGAAACTGGAAGTTATTCAGAGTCCTCTCCTGATATGAAAAAATGCATCAAAAGTCCAGTGACTTCTGATTGGTCAGACTATCGACCTGACAGTGACAGTGAGCAGGCATATAAAACATCCAGTGATGATCCCAATGACAGTGGTGAGCTTGAGAAAGAATACAACATAGGATTTGTTAAAAGGGCAATAGAAAAACTTTACGGTAAAGCAGATATTATCAAACCATCTTTTTTTCCTGGATCTACCCGCAAATCTCAGGTGTGTCCTTATAATTCTGTGGAGTTTCAGTGTACCAGGAGAGCAAGTCTTTATGATTCCGAAGGGCAGTCATTTGGCTCTTCTGAACGGGTATCTAGTAGTTCACCTGTATTGCAGGAGTTCCAGGAGGAAGGACAAGATAAGTGTGATATTAACCATGTGAGGAACAATTATTGTGGGGGTGACATTGTAGAACCTGGtacaaaagaaaatgatcatAGCAGAGTCCTCACAGACATAGAGGAAGGAGTGCTGATTGACAAAGGCAAATGGCTCCTGAAAGAAAATCATTTGCTAAGAATGTCATATGAAAATCCTGGCGTGTGTGGCAATGCAGACACCACATCAGTGGACACCCTACTTGATAATAACAGCAGTGAGGTACCATATTCACATTTTGGCAATTTGGCCCCAGGCCCAACCATGGATGAATTATCCTCTTCAGAACTCGAGGAACTGACTCAGCCCCTTGAACTAAAATGCAATTACTTCAAAATGCCTCATGGTAGTGACTCAGAACCTTTTCATGAGGATTTGCTGGGTGTTCACAATGAAACCTGTGACAAGGAAAGAATAGCAAATCACCATACAGAGGAGAAGTGTCCTCATCAGTCAGAAAGAATATGCACATCTGTCACTCATTCCTTTATGTCTGCTGGTAACAAAGTCTACCCTGTCTCTGATGATGCTATTAAAAACCAGCCATTGCCTGGCAGTAATATGATTCATGGTACACTTCAGGAAACTGACTCTTTGGATAAACTGTATGCTCTTTGTGGTCAACATTGCCCAATCCTAACTGTTACTATCCAACCCGTGAATGAGGAAGATCGAGGATTTGCATATCGCAAAGAATCTGATATTGAAAATttcttgggtttttatttatGGATGAAAATACACCCATATTTACTTCAGACAGACAAAAATATGTTcagggaagaaaacaataaagcaagTATGAGAAAAAACCTTATTAATAATGCCACTGGTGATATATTTGATGAGTTTTATTTCAGTAACATATTTGACTTGATggataaaagaaggaaacaaaaaagaattaacttcTTGGAGTTACAGGAGGCAGGTAATTTAAAGAAGTTTCAACCAGATTTGAAGGAAAGGTTTTGTATGTATTTCTTGCACACATCATCGTTAGTTGTGGGTAATATGAATTCAAATACACAAGACCTCAGCAGTCAGACAAATGAAATCTTTAAAGCAGTCGATGAGAATAACAACTTATTAAATAACAGATTCCAGGGCTCAAGAACAAATCTTAACCAAGTAGTAAGAGAAAATATCAGTCGTTACTTCTTTGAAATGCTTGGTCAAGCTTGCCTCTTAGATATTTGCCAAGTTGAGACATCCTTAAATATTAGcaacagaaatattttagaagaacTTTGTATGTTTgaggatgaaaatattttcatttgggaAGAGGAAGACATATTAAATTTAACTGATCTCGAAAGCAGCAGAGAACAAGATTTATAA